One Oceanispirochaeta sp. DNA segment encodes these proteins:
- a CDS encoding GntR family transcriptional regulator, with product MATGKLPILVQQTYEEIKTIIENRELEPSGQLPSENILSAKLNVSRATIRTALARLEYDGLILRVHGKGTFIREKTINLETSLKEKWDFIPMLEENGRKVKIELLKIHHRSAGTDDANLLNVRATTEIVEVTRLYLADNFPVIYSRNIFPRNALRKGADPVLMNYQCTAYELFKESFIESADSSQTDLLPVLPNEQVAKHLKISTITPIFLFKDFFMTENGRILLAGENYMHEDLLKLRFLSNPY from the coding sequence ATGGCCACGGGAAAATTACCGATCCTTGTTCAGCAGACATACGAAGAAATAAAAACAATCATAGAAAATAGAGAATTAGAACCATCGGGGCAATTGCCATCTGAGAATATCCTCTCTGCAAAACTGAATGTCAGCAGAGCAACGATCAGGACAGCTCTGGCCCGTCTGGAATATGACGGATTGATCCTGAGAGTCCATGGCAAGGGTACCTTTATTCGGGAAAAAACGATAAATCTGGAAACCTCTCTCAAAGAGAAGTGGGATTTTATTCCCATGCTGGAGGAAAACGGCCGGAAAGTTAAGATAGAACTCCTGAAAATCCATCACAGATCTGCCGGGACCGATGATGCCAACCTTCTTAATGTCAGAGCCACAACGGAAATTGTAGAGGTGACACGCCTCTATCTGGCCGACAACTTCCCCGTAATTTACTCTCGAAATATTTTTCCCAGAAACGCGCTCAGAAAAGGAGCGGATCCAGTTCTGATGAACTATCAGTGCACCGCCTATGAATTATTTAAAGAGTCCTTTATTGAAAGTGCCGATAGCAGCCAGACCGATCTTCTACCTGTTCTTCCGAATGAACAGGTTGCGAAACATCTCAAAATATCAACAATAACCCCCATTTTTCTCTTCAAAGACTTTTTTATGACCGAAAACGGACGCATCCTTTTGGCTGGAGAAAACTATATGCATGAAGATTTGTTAAAACTTCGTTTTTTAAGCAATCCCTATTGA
- a CDS encoding FHA domain-containing protein, whose product MENRTVIQKKAKRKETFLKEKAVLIVLSSQELGKTYIIDRNEVFIGRDESCTIQLSDPEISNVHCRISVPEEKTFILEDLDSTNGTFLNKKPIKKATQMFYSDRLVLGKTVLRFFLEESLNESV is encoded by the coding sequence GTGGAAAATCGGACTGTCATACAGAAAAAGGCGAAACGCAAAGAAACGTTCCTTAAAGAAAAGGCCGTATTGATCGTTCTGTCGTCTCAGGAACTGGGGAAAACCTATATTATTGACAGGAATGAAGTCTTCATTGGTCGGGATGAATCCTGTACCATCCAGCTCTCAGATCCTGAAATCAGCAATGTTCATTGCAGAATTTCAGTCCCCGAAGAAAAAACCTTCATTCTTGAAGATCTGGATTCAACAAATGGAACATTCCTCAACAAAAAACCAATCAAGAAAGCCACACAGATGTTCTATAGCGATAGGCTTGTTCTGGGTAAAACAGTTTTAAGGTTCTTTCTGGAAGAATCCCTCAATGAATCGGTATAG
- a CDS encoding GAF domain-containing protein, translating into MVKELLVLDELVRASTLLADEGDFKTLISVLVEQSLDITRSDVAALYLFKKPEDKQSDLKLMYKRGSFELPEELQARSELIDFLNECEKAVVLQERKQGPFGDLFLHPQMNSGIALPLKTAKTRIGVLILNSRKSFFYNRNSFNFLNSYSTQASGMLQNSRLYKELKEYVKQVEDLERYQE; encoded by the coding sequence ATGGTCAAAGAACTTCTTGTTCTTGATGAGCTGGTACGGGCCAGTACCCTCCTCGCTGACGAAGGGGATTTTAAAACTCTTATTTCTGTTCTAGTGGAGCAGTCTCTGGATATTACACGATCCGATGTGGCGGCCCTGTATCTGTTTAAAAAGCCGGAAGACAAGCAATCCGATTTAAAACTCATGTATAAAAGAGGATCATTTGAACTTCCCGAGGAATTACAGGCCCGATCGGAACTGATTGATTTTCTGAATGAATGCGAAAAAGCCGTCGTTCTCCAGGAACGGAAGCAGGGACCTTTTGGGGATCTTTTTCTTCATCCCCAGATGAATAGCGGAATCGCCCTTCCCTTGAAAACAGCAAAAACAAGGATTGGGGTTCTTATTCTCAACTCACGAAAGTCTTTCTTTTATAATAGAAACAGCTTCAATTTTTTGAATTCTTATAGCACCCAGGCCAGCGGTATGCTTCAGAATTCCAGATTATACAAGGAGCTGAAGGAATATGTTAAACAGGTAGAAGACCTGGAACGTTATCAGGAGAG
- a CDS encoding arsenate reductase ArsC, which produces MQKNILFLCTGNSCRSQMAEGWMKHLHGDAYNVYSAGIETHGLNPTAVKVMAEAGIDISGHKSVLATDYKEISFDVVITVCGHADENCPVYLGKTRKIHHGFDDPPRLARDIEDEEGKLEPFRRVRDEIRDYLKDFTL; this is translated from the coding sequence TTGCAAAAAAACATTCTTTTTTTATGTACCGGGAATTCCTGCCGCAGCCAGATGGCAGAGGGTTGGATGAAACATCTTCATGGGGATGCATATAATGTTTATTCTGCAGGGATTGAAACACATGGTTTGAATCCCACGGCCGTCAAGGTGATGGCCGAGGCCGGTATTGATATCAGCGGACACAAAAGTGTCCTTGCCACGGACTATAAAGAAATCAGTTTTGATGTCGTTATCACAGTCTGTGGTCATGCCGATGAAAATTGTCCCGTCTACCTGGGAAAAACAAGAAAAATTCATCATGGCTTTGACGATCCTCCCCGGCTTGCCCGGGATATTGAAGATGAAGAAGGGAAACTGGAACCTTTCAGAAGGGTCAGAGATGAAATCAGAGATTATCTGAAGGATTTCACCCTATAA